Below is a genomic region from Treponema sp. OMZ 798.
ATTAAACTTAATTGAATTTTACAGGCCGATTTACTAAACATCAGTTTCCCAAATAGTTTTACAATAATTGTACTAATTCGCGCTAATTTTGGCTGAGGAATACAAATACTCCCATCTATTATCGCTTTCTGAGCTATATCACTATCTAATGATAATAACTCAATTGCAATTTGACCACCCAGAGAAACACCGCCTAAGGCAAACAATTTTCCATCACAATTATTTTTTATATAAGCCATGATTTGCTGTGCGGAATTTTCAGTTGAAATATAATTTTTTTGATATTCTTCTCCATGACCATCAAGTGTTGGTAAAATTACATGGAATTCGTCTGATAATATACGAGCTTGCCGAAAATAATTCCACCAGGAATTACCTCCACCGTGTATCAATAATATATGAGGAAAATTTTTATTGCCAAATTCATGAAATATCATATTTCAATACTCCTATAAATTCAAATTTTGTTTGCATATATTAATCAATATTATACCATATTACGGCTTCAATTGGTATTACCATTGTTCTTTCTCTTCAAAATTTATAATTTTTGAAATTTGTCTACTTTATGTTTAATTCATTATAACTGTCTTTTACCCCTTAAAAAATTCTCCGTATATCATAATAGATATTATGAATAAAAATATAAGGCTTAAAAAGAAAATAAACTTTTCCAAGCGTAAGTTGCCTACACTGTGCTTTACTTCGCTGCGGTTTAAAAACCGAGAAAGAAAATAATTTATAGTTGAAAGAATTATATGGCTTATCAATATCACAATTATTTGCACCTTACTGCTTTGCGAGCCGATAAAGGGCAATTTCGATATTAAAGACATTCCGCCTATATAAATTATCATAACATAAAGAAGTCCTAAACCTTGAATCAGTATCATATTTACACCTCACTATGCCCGTATCTATCAAACCATTCTTTTCTGACCTTAATACGGTTTAAAAATATTACCGTCCAATTTCCAATATCTAATTATCGTATCGCCGCCGCATTTTTTGCAGCAAAAATTTTTATATACCGAAAAACCGACTCCGCTTTGTTCTGCAAGCTTTATAATCCGCTCTCTTTCTTCAAGCAAGTTCGGAATATCCGGTACGAGGCAGGCGGAAATTAATTCTTCCGTTCTGTTTTG
It encodes:
- a CDS encoding alpha/beta fold hydrolase — protein: MIFHEFGNKNFPHILLIHGGGNSWWNYFRQARILSDEFHVILPTLDGHGEEYQKNYISTENSAQQIMAYIKNNCDGKLFALGGVSLGGQIAIELLSLDSDIAQKAIIDGSICIPQPKLARISTIIVKLFGKLMFSKSACKIQLSLMKKMYPNMAYPEEIENYYMEDMPRITIKTLVTMYQTYMGGYRLKCAITESKAQVLYIYGEKEMSCVKESAKLFQKMHPNCTIYEAKGYNHGYLSAYLPLEWVELVNPFLKTNVQFKN